Genomic DNA from Euleptes europaea isolate rEulEur1 chromosome 14, rEulEur1.hap1, whole genome shotgun sequence:
CAACATTAGGCTcaaagatagatagatggatagacagGTAGATGAgggaacatcaggggaagggtTGGAGGCAAGAAGTGGCTGAGTGGACCAGGCAGGAAAGGACTAGGGGATGAGAGGTATACAAAACCTTAAAGAAATGCATTACCTTTCAATTTGTGAGATAAAACGAGTTTCAAAGGACCCTCTGGTTTTGAGCTTCTCTGACGCTTCTCCATTGAAGAGCAAATTTTCATTGACAAGTTTTAGCAGCACTAACCGCACAATCTCTCCCATGTACTTCCCGCCAATGATCTTCTCATACCTAAGAGAAGAGGCGCAGGAGTGAGAGGGCGAGAATCCGTTTTTAGCAGTATGTAAAAATGtgcatgcagtgtgtgtgtgtgtgtatacgtgAAGGAAAACCTGATAAGGACACGCAAAACCTTGTGGGTGGGTGCGCACGTTCTGTCAGGGGCAGGGCTTGCTTGCTGGAATCATCCCGAGCGGTTTTACCAAAACTCTCACGAATCAAGATTGATTGCTTGACAAGAGAGGCTATTTTATCTGAGCTGCGGAGGGGAAAACAACCATTCTCCCTCTTTTGCTGAACTTTTGCACATTTTCTCAGCTGCCTCTGTGTGCAGGAGAGTATTAGCCAATTGCACTGCAGAGCATTTTGCATCTAGGAAGTGCATGCTCCTTTTAGCCAGTTTTGCTCTGATCTTGGTGCTGATTGAGCCAGTAGCTCCTACCTCTGGACTCCCATTCATGTTCTCAGCCCTAGAGATTTTCCAGGGTTTGCAACACATGTCAACTAATATTCATGCTTGCTCTCAACATTAGCACTAATTAAGATGAGTTCTGTCTGAAGGAATTGCTCTATCTAAGATGATTCATGAGCTAAGCCTGGGCAAGGATGGGCTATCATGAAGGGTCAACAGGGAGAAGCCCAGGAAAAAGCAATTAGCAGTGACATCAACTTTCTCTCTTGTATTCCTTACAGCTGCTGACCGGGGTTAAGCGAGGTCTCGTCCACCACACGATCATACTCCAAAAGGAACTCATCCAGCTCTCCCGATACTCCAAAAGCTCCCCATTCAGTGTTTACGCACATCCGGCCTTCATCCCCTTCCACCAGCTCTACATTCTCCAACTCTTCCATGTAGCAAGCGTTACAACCCGTGCCTGGTAGGATGGAAACACAGAGTGACTCTCCACATGCAGTCATTGCAGAAGTGCTAGAGAGTGAACTCCCAGCAAGCCATTATTATTGTTCCCTGTGGGTTTTAAGCTGCTCAGAAAATCAGTTCAGACTCAACTGTCCAAGCATCTTGGAAAACAAGAAGagtagaagaggagttggtttttatatccctatttcctctacctttaaggagtctcaaaccggcttacaatcgcttatcttcctcaccccacaacggacaccttgtgaggtaggtgaggtgagagagtttggagagaactgtgactagcccaaggtcacccagctggcttcatgtgtaggagtggggaatcaaacccggttctccagattagagtccactgctcttaaccactacaccatgctggctctcaacacgcTGGCTCACAACAGATGTGAACAACGGATTCACACCATCATTAGCATACTGGTGTCCaagttaccaaaaaaaaaaaaaccctctataaaCCAAATCTGGCTAAAGTGTATCCCATTTTTGTATCTGGCAAGAAGAGGAACTCCGCCCTTTCAAGAGTGATTTCTACCACCTGTTGAGTTCCATGTGATCAAGGCACTCAATGAGAGCAATAGCATGATATCACAACATTATCCACAACCTTTGGGACACTGTTGAAAGGCAGTTCTTCCCATCTTTCTGTCCTCTGGGCATTTGGGCCACTCCTGGTTTCATCTGCTAAGCTTTGAAAtgtcaatgggttggatcccatgttCTCCTAACGATGGCACTCGCTTCTGGTACAGGGCGGAAGGGTCTCTTGCAACAAAGGAAGGGTCAGCGCACTGGCACAAAGTGCCACCGTTAGACCTGAAAGACCCAACCCACAATATCTAAACAGACTGTTCATCATCATATTGTCCTTTATTTCTCAAATGCTGTTACTGTTGGATTGACTCTCCTTGCTCAAGTTAAGAGATGTAATATGATGTACTCCACATCAAATAGagcgagtccagtagcaccttaaagaccaatagaattttccagggtataagcttttgtgagtcaacaCTCACTTAATTAGATACAAATCGAATAATGGTCCATCATCCCTTATATCCAAGTCAGAAGGGTGTGCTTTTGACCCTGGGAATCTTGGTTGGTGTTTGAAGTGCTACTGGTCTTGCTCCCATTACTGGAAAAACTTGATCAATGTTGCTCTTAACTAGAACAACAGGGGCCTCGTTCAAGTTCATACTGACTAAAAGACTGTATTAATCAGTATCCAGTATGAATCAGCAAGAATTCTCTGTGGAACCATACTAGCACAGGGCAATGAATCTTTTCAACTCTAGACAGTCAGATGACATCAAATATCCTCAGAGATAAACTAAGAATGCCCAAGTTGTTAGAAGATGTGCCCGATATTGACAAACAAGGATTGACAATCAAGTTAGCAGCAGTGGTGGTTTCCAACTTGTGTCAGCCTTACCTACGATCATGCCTACTTCACATCGGTGATCTTCATAATAGCAGGACACCATGGTTGCCACTGTGTCATTGACCATTGCGACCACGTCCATCTCAAAGTCCTGAATAGGATTGAAAGAGGCTTTATCATCCCAAAGGTTCCAAAAAAGGGAAGTACATGTGGGCAGAATATTATAGCCAAATACTCTTGAGGGGGGTTTATAAACTGGAGGTGGTGCTCCAGATTGTTGGGGAGAGTCTGTAGCTTGGTGATGGGCAGATGATGGTATGCATAGGGTCCCAATTGTAATCTATCTGAGAGGGCCTCTTACCCATAGAGGACCAAGAGGAAGCAGCAGGCAAACACCTCTCCAGCTCCTGCTGAAAGCTCTCAGTTACCACCTGCCATAGCTAAGAccagagggagaagagggagTCGCAGGATATCCTTCCAATGTGCCTGGAACTAGGCTTCACTACTTCCCTAAGCATCTTTTTATTTATCACTATCTTTTAAAGATCCAGAGAGTTGGTCTGCACTAGATCAGTTAGATTAAAGTCTactggcaccttagagaccaataagttTTTGAGGAAtaagcttttgacagtcaaagctccctttgtcagatctgatgaagggagctttgactcttgaaagcttatatcctgaaaatcttgttggtctctaaggtgctactggacttgaatctaaccgTTTTAAAGGCCCATAACTTGCTTTGTGATCCAATCTTTGGCTGAAAAGCAGGGTCTACATAAATCCAACAATTAAAAGACAATGAATAAATCTCTGACATCTGCACATAAAAGAACCTCCAGGAGCAGACCTGGGAGAGACCCCTGCCAAAGATTTTTGTAGAGCCACTGGCCAATAAAGTAGAGAAGTCTTGATTGACCAAGGATCTAGTTCGGTACAAGATGGGTTCCTATGAAAGACGTACACGAAATAAAGAGTAATTAACTATTGGTCATGGTGAGAAAACTTGGGACTGCCTTCTTTGGCCATTTCCTGCCAAATAAATGAGTTGCTTCTCCTCCATTATCTTTCAATATGGCCATTCCATGGAGCACCATACAGAAAGATGGAAAGAAGAGGAAAGATGGACATGAAGGGTGAAGTAAGTGTCCATATGTGTTTATAGATTATCTTCTTCACAGACAAGGCAGGATTCATTTGTGTGGCCTACCTTCCCCACAATAACTGCTTTGGCCCTCCACTCTGgttgtgttatgtgtgtttgtgtgtttatatgtttttaattgaattgtttaaatattttctgTACATTCTATTTTAAATGCTACTTTAATGTCTTAAAGGTTTTAATGGTGTAATGTGGAGACCCtatttgggcagaaaggcagaacagaaatgtgttaaaataaataaataaatgcaggctGAGTATCCgttatccggactgatccgaaaaccagaccttttgagccgacatgcagccattactcacaggccctcagcactCAGCAGCACACCAGTttgttttctgatggttcaaattacacaaaattactaaaaatattgtttaaaattgcattcaggttatgtgtataaagtgtatataaaacatgtataaaacataaatgaatttcatgtttagacttgggtcccattcccaagatatctcattatgtatatgcaaatattccaaaatagggaaagatctgaaatacggaccacttctggtcccaagcagtctggataagggatactcaacctgtaaataATTTAGGTATGAATATACTTCCCCTCTCTTGGGACAGATTTGAACACACTGGAATTAATAACCCCCATTAATAGTGGGTTAGAGAGCTACATCTGGGTCTCTTCCTGCAGCTGGAAGTTCTCCAACACTCCCTGTTTCCTAAATGTAAACACAGGTGAGCAGGAAGTGATGTAGGACAGGTGATGCTAGAAAAACAGGAAGATATCCAACTTGGAGCCCTCAAAATAAGATGGAGACCTGCATGTGGCCCTTATACCAAACATTCGcccagctctgagcaacagtaatttttttgtgggggaatgAAGGGCCACTGAAGTATTCACATGGACTTTGTTGCATCTTGCGGACTTATCAAACTTGAAAATCTTGAGAAAACGATAAATTATTTTCATCTCACCCCCCGTCGTTTGATGGCATCTCTCAACAGCCCCACAATATTGTTCCCTTCAGCTCCTGATGCTTTGAAGCCTTTAGTCCAGTTCAGCAGGATCCCCTGTGGAACAAAAGATGAAAATGATCAGACCAAATGCTCCAAAAGGTACGCTGTAGTGATTATTTTCTGAGCATCTATAgatttatttaatatatatttttgttttggcaGTTTCTCTTCCAAGCATTACTTCTGACTTGAGCTGCTATACCAGGGggggttgaactcatttgttacaagggctggataggacataaatgtcacttggttgggctgggcatGGGCTCCTATCTTGTATGCAGTTGTTCTAAGATTTCAATAGCTCAGCCAAACCATACATGCAGGAAAGACAGCACAGAGCATATCAGTGGGTGGGTGTGCTTTTCCATATCCCACCTTGTCGAGGTCCTCGTGTCTCACAGGGAAGGAAAAGGTAAAGCCCAGAGGTAGCTTTTTGTGCTTCATCTGGTGTTTATCTAGGAAGTCAGAGATGCATTCTGAGATGTAGTCAAAGAGCTGGAGAAGacaagagggtggggggaaaccatTGCTTTTTACTAAACATTGCTTTTCATCTGTGCCTTCATCCTTAATCAACAGCCTGCCACAGCAGGTAAGATTGCCAACTGGCCAGGGGGAaaaatgtccctttaatagaggtttaatatgcagaaataggcagctgaagcttttcaaggcatcACCCAAtgattgctgcagatcaaactgatgttACAGTCACAAAGGGATCCATTTAAAAGTTGGCAGCCCCAACAGCAGGGCAGAGATGGGCCCTGCTATGTAAAGCATTAACATCCGAGCTACACTGTGAAGCAAGTCGAATTTTTCAGCCCAGTTTCCTTGTAATGATTGTAGCCATACTCTTGAGTTCATATTGGATGCTGCATCTTGACACATGGCTCTTTGAAATAAACCACATTCATTTGTTTAAGTCATCGTCTCCCAGACTAGAATACCTTGATAGCTATATAGAAATGGTAGCTTGTGTTTGCGTTTTTTGTTTGCACTGTATGGGGGTGGTTTTGTTTCAGCCCTCTTGTAAAAAAAAGTTCATAAAGGGACTTGACTTAAGCAAGCTGACTGAAAATACTTGATGCATCCATTCTTTCCCCGCTAGATGGCACTTTACTTCTAGATGGGGTTAACTCATACAATGCTCTCATTCTTGTGCATTCATTATGATGAAAATTAAAATGGAAGCAGCTTTTCTGTGATCCTGTTGGCCAGTGGAACATCACAATGGAAGGAGAGGTGTGTGTCTCAAAATGGTCTGCTACCGTTTTCTGTAACGGGGTAAAACAGCTCGCATAGAAGAGCATCTATCATAAACACGATAGATTAATAAAGTTTATAAGCCATAAGCATCCACACTCAGGCAAAGGAGAGCCCTAGACACTGGTTTAATTGTTGAACTACAACTATCATTATTATCATTTTGAGGCTAGGATTTTCAAAGGCTAATAAATGAAGTGACACTTTTTTGtggtagaatatatatatatattaggagccccgtggcacagagtgttaagctgcagtactgcagtcaaaagctctgctcacgacctgagttcgatcctgatggaagtcggtttcaggtagccggctcaaggttgactcagccttccatccttccgaggtcagtgaaatgagtacccagcttgctggggataaagggaaggtgactgggggaggcactggcaaaccaccccgcaaacaaagtctgccttggaaacgtcgggatgtgatgtcaccccatgggtcaggaatgacccggtgcttgcacaggggacctttacctttatagcgAGTACAACCACATTTATCGGAAAGAGCAGGGGATTAGTCAAGCATTTAGATCAGAAATCCACAATAAATGACTATACAACTTGCCTAGGATGAAACTGTAGTTGGTCTGCAAAAAGGGACACATACAGTGGATTTCGATGCTAAGAAGTCTTGGATGTCTGTTATCCTCATAGAGGGTTTATAATTACCGTCCATCTATACAAGCAGCAAAGGTATCTGCCCATTTTCATTAGAACCAATCAACTGACACACATAAGCATGGTTTTCTTGAAATGCCCATAACATACCAATAATGCTGAAATTGTTAAATTCAGTAAAAGCTGCTCATGGGTCTCAAATTGTGATGTCCTCCAATATCCCTCCCATTCTGGTTAAGCCGGGCCTTACTATTACCTcagaacagtggtcggcaaattcattagtcaagagagccaaatatcaacagtacaaccattgagatttcttttgagagccaaatttcttaaactatataggtaggtacactgtttattaacttaataaactttaattaaagttttaagtcttaattaaactataggttcactgaataaaacttgatatcatacttaataatgatcttatttattgataaaattaaattgtaagtaaggtatccataaaattaaatcatgacaatgactgacaaacacttaatgtgaacaatggccttgcatctccttggaaagtttgggtaaatcaggtttgtatgttgttgtttttaattttaggcatgattccaggttctcatcaataagacgacttctcaatttactcttgataaggttcatgcttgaaaaagattgtttgcatgaatatgtagaaccgaaaagggaaagaacagcaaacgctagtagagggaggggggaggaatggagaaaggaaggaaggaactgggaaaggaaagaaggaagaaagaaaggggggagggatggagaaagaaagaggaaggaaggaactgggaaaggaaagagaaggaaggaactggggaagaaaggatgaaagggaggaaggatggaaggaaggaaggaagagtgggggagggacagaaagaaagaggaaagaaggaacggaaaggaaagagaaggaaggaactggggaagaaaggatgaaagggaggaaggatggaaggaaggaaggaagagtgggggagggacagaaagaaaggaaggaactgggaaaggaaagagaaggaaggaactggggaagaaaggatggaaggaaggaaggaaggaagagtgggggagggacagaaagaaagaggaaagaaggaactgggaaaggaaagagaaggaaggaactggggaagaaaggatgaaagggaggaaggatggaaggaaggaaggaagagtgggggagggacagaaagaaaggaaggaactgggaaaggaaagagaaggaaggaactggggaagaaaggatgaaagggaggaaggaaggaagagtgggggagggacagaaagaaagaagaaagaaggaactgggaaaggaaagagaaggaaggaactggggaagaaaggcagcctggagctggacttttgggagccgcctgagggggacgaggaggaggaaggcggcgaggaggagagtttaccgcTTCCAAGTGGGCTggtgattaaggcgcgaaatccacccccccaccctggaaattcccccgcaagatcccggctgggcaagacgcggcctgcgcggggggcgggaaggtgatgcgccggaccggctccaaactctcagtctgaggcgcggggagggcgaagcgagctcagtcctggcccaggaagcaccgtcgccttccccgcccggggccaggtggagccaacaggaggaggaggaggaggtgggggggtgagaggtcgcccagctccggtggcccatagagacagaggagggaaggcggcggtggccgaaacgaggaccggacagccacgcctcactcctcacggtggagagaaggaaggtgggagggagggaggagccccctctctgccaaaccaaggcgcgcagccgggcggcaagaaaagacgggggtgggggtggcagctgaggggctcttgtcgttctccggccgccgccgcaatggtgggaggcagggacggcgctggggcgagaaggaggaagggccactccttcctctctcggagaccctcccgctgcttcggccggcctagggcgctgcttccgcacgtgggaagagctgcactcaggggcccaaagagccacttgcggccgcgcttttgcgacccctgccTCAGAACAATATACCCCAAAGCAGCCAGATTGGCTATGATGCACCCAGAAGTGCATGCAAAGCTCCACTGTGGCATCAGAGAAGATCAACCAATGGTGTCAGGAAAGTCAGGGTGGAAGACATTGCAAGAATTAAGAGCCCTGAGATGTTATGGTACATTGAAAATACAGCCCATTGTATCGACCAGTCCTCAGTTATAGAACTGTCTGAGACCATCTTTCCCAAGAAAAGTGTCTGAAGGGATTTGAACAGAGGCCCAATTGTAACATTTTGTGCAGTGTATCATAATCTTACCCCCCACTCCCCAGGATCAAGGCTTCTCTCGGTTCCTAACATTCATACACCACACCTAACATGATTTATTTCACCTGATTATCTGACTCACCATTTCGGCTGTTCCTGTCATGGCATCCTCCGGGATGGAATACATTTGGTGCTTTGTCTTCACCTTCCATTGCCCTTCTTCACCTTCCCCCACTTTTACTAGCATCACTCGGAAATTGGTGCCCCCAAGATCCAAAGACAGGAAATCTCCAACTTCTGCAATACCAGGATTATGTAACACGTCAGCTTTACCTTTGGAAAACAGTCTGGACAGACCACTAGGTCACAGTCCCCAGAAGATCCCAAccaaaacattattattattaataagagTATTTAAAGAAGGGATGAAAAATGTCAGTTGTCCATCTAGATGTTCAGTCAGGCACCAGAATGTCTTGGAATGCTCTTGCAAGATTGGGGTGAGGACATTAAATAATAGAAGATTCTCTGATCCCACCTCCCACTGACATGTATTCCCAATAAGGTAATACGTTACCTGAACCCTCAGGGGTGGAACGCACATAGGTGGGCAGCATCTTTATAGATGCCTCTTCATGGGTCTCCAGCTTTAGCCCTCGGTCCATTTCCTTCTGCATCCGATACATTATTTTCTTCAGATCCTCTTCCTGTAGCCGaaactctgacaggatctgctcCACCTACAAAAACACAAATGCATAGAGGTAGAAATGGCACAAACATGGGACTGGTTTGCTCAAATGGATCTATTTCACgtctttctggggttttttttccaaaatgcaGGGCAGATTTTTTATTTGTTGAATTAATCTGCTTCTTCTACACGTTTCTGATGTTGTATGAGCCTAAGGTGTATGAAGATATTCCTGTTAGAATTATGTAAAGTTCTGAATGTCCTCATGAGCCAGGTCAATGAGCTACATACCTATCACCACTGGCCTTGATGTGCTGTTTACATAGAAGACACGATGCCAAAGTTTGACTTGCTGTCTGGCAGTCACTTTGGCTAACTGCTTATATGTCCATACCACAGGCCCCAGGA
This window encodes:
- the GCK gene encoding hexokinase-4 isoform X1; translation: MAVMPKTRKLRGRRGQQVEQILSEFRLQEEDLKKIMYRMQKEMDRGLKLETHEEASIKMLPTYVRSTPEGSEVGDFLSLDLGGTNFRVMLVKVGEGEEGQWKVKTKHQMYSIPEDAMTGTAEMLFDYISECISDFLDKHQMKHKKLPLGFTFSFPVRHEDLDKGILLNWTKGFKASGAEGNNIVGLLRDAIKRRGDFEMDVVAMVNDTVATMVSCYYEDHRCEVGMIVGTGCNACYMEELENVELVEGDEGRMCVNTEWGAFGVSGELDEFLLEYDRVVDETSLNPGQQLYEKIIGGKYMGEIVRLVLLKLVNENLLFNGEASEKLKTRGSFETRFISQIESDPGDRKQIYNILTSFGLMSSVTDCDIVRMACESVSTRAAQMCSAGLAGVINRMRKSRCEETLTITVGVDGSVYKLHPSFKDRFHATVRQLTPGCEITFLQSEEGSGRGAALISAVACKMACMLGQ
- the GCK gene encoding hexokinase-4 isoform X4, with product MAVMPKTRKLRGRRGQQVEQILSEFRLQEEDLKKIMYRMQKEMDRGLKLETHEEASIKMLPTYVRSTPEGSEVGDFLSLDLGGTNFRVMLVKVGEGEEGQWKVKTKHQMYSIPEDAMTGTAEMGILLNWTKGFKASGAEGNNIVGLLRDAIKRRGDFEMDVVAMVNDTVATMVSCYYEDHRCEVGMIVGTGCNACYMEELENVELVEGDEGRMCVNTEWGAFGVSGELDEFLLEYDRVVDETSLNPGQQLYEKIIGGKYMGEIVRLVLLKLVNENLLFNGEASEKLKTRGSFETRFISQIESDPGDRKQIYNILTSFGLMSSVTDCDIVRMACESVSTRAAQMCSAGLAGVINRMRKSRCEETLTITVGVDGSVYKLHPSFKDRFHATVRQLTPGCEITFLQSEEGSGRGAALISAVACKMACMLGQ
- the GCK gene encoding hexokinase-4 isoform X2, with the translated sequence MLDHRTRMDRAKKERVEQILSEFRLQEEDLKKIMYRMQKEMDRGLKLETHEEASIKMLPTYVRSTPEGSEVGDFLSLDLGGTNFRVMLVKVGEGEEGQWKVKTKHQMYSIPEDAMTGTAEMLFDYISECISDFLDKHQMKHKKLPLGFTFSFPVRHEDLDKGILLNWTKGFKASGAEGNNIVGLLRDAIKRRGDFEMDVVAMVNDTVATMVSCYYEDHRCEVGMIVGTGCNACYMEELENVELVEGDEGRMCVNTEWGAFGVSGELDEFLLEYDRVVDETSLNPGQQLYEKIIGGKYMGEIVRLVLLKLVNENLLFNGEASEKLKTRGSFETRFISQIESDPGDRKQIYNILTSFGLMSSVTDCDIVRMACESVSTRAAQMCSAGLAGVINRMRKSRCEETLTITVGVDGSVYKLHPSFKDRFHATVRQLTPGCEITFLQSEEGSGRGAALISAVACKMACMLGQ
- the GCK gene encoding hexokinase-4 isoform X3 gives rise to the protein MYRMQKEMDRGLKLETHEEASIKMLPTYVRSTPEGSEVGDFLSLDLGGTNFRVMLVKVGEGEEGQWKVKTKHQMYSIPEDAMTGTAEMLFDYISECISDFLDKHQMKHKKLPLGFTFSFPVRHEDLDKGILLNWTKGFKASGAEGNNIVGLLRDAIKRRGDFEMDVVAMVNDTVATMVSCYYEDHRCEVGMIVGTGCNACYMEELENVELVEGDEGRMCVNTEWGAFGVSGELDEFLLEYDRVVDETSLNPGQQLYEKIIGGKYMGEIVRLVLLKLVNENLLFNGEASEKLKTRGSFETRFISQIESDPGDRKQIYNILTSFGLMSSVTDCDIVRMACESVSTRAAQMCSAGLAGVINRMRKSRCEETLTITVGVDGSVYKLHPSFKDRFHATVRQLTPGCEITFLQSEEGSGRGAALISAVACKMACMLGQ